A window from Carassius gibelio isolate Cgi1373 ecotype wild population from Czech Republic chromosome B3, carGib1.2-hapl.c, whole genome shotgun sequence encodes these proteins:
- the LOC127952212 gene encoding gastrula zinc finger protein XlCGF49.1 encodes MRDPEPCRIKHTEDTQEETELIEEEEGNEELSEIDMNNHVKTGEQLLNCFQTKQRDLMKSAEKSLTCTQCGKDFLLKHHFDVHMRVHTGERPFTCDQCGKSFTQSSSLKIHMNIHTGEKPHKCSHCDKRFSQSGDMKIHERIHTGEKPYTCDQCGKSFTRRPQFKEHVRVHTGEKPYKCLYCNKRFSQSGNLKTHKRIHTEEKPYHCTECGKCFNHSVSLRSHTKNYHSK; translated from the exons atgagagatccagaaccctgcagaatcaaacacactgaagataCTCAAGAAGAAACAG agtTGATTGAAGAAGAGGAAGGGAATGAAGAATTGAGTGAAATTGATATGAATAATCATGTCAAAACTGGAGAACAACTTTTGAATTGCTTTCAAACCAAACAGAGAGATTTAATGAAAAGTGCCGAGAAATCTTtgacctgcactcagtgtggaaaggatTTCTTATTGAAACATCATTTTGAtgttcacatgagagttcacactggagagagaccattcacttgtgatcaatgtgggaagagtttcacacaatcaTCAAGTCTTAAGatacacatgaacatccacactggagaaaaacctcacaagtgttcacactgtgacaagagattcagtcagtcaggagacatgaaaatacatgagaggatccacactggagagaaaccatacacatgtgatcagtgcgggaagagtttcacacgaaGACCACAATTTAAGGAACATGTGAgggttcatactggagagaaaccgtacaagTGTTTATACTGtaacaagagattcagtcagtcggGAAACCTTAAGACACACAAGAGGATTCACACTGAagagaaaccgtatcactgcactGAATGTGGGAAGTGTTTCAATCATTCAGTTTCTTTACGCAGTCATACAAAAAACTATCACAGCAAGTAG
- the LOC127952053 gene encoding zinc finger protein 585A, which yields MRSHTGEKPFTCGQCGKRFTQSATLKYHMNIHTKEKPYKCSHCDKRFSQSSHLKTHERIHTGEKPYKCSHCNKRFSQSSHLKTHKRIHTRDKQYKCSHCDKRFGQSGHLKKHERNHTGEKPLKHSHCNKRFSVSGDLKTHEMVHTGEKPYTCSHCDKRFSQSGHLKTHERIHTGEKPYKCSHCDKRFSQSSHLKTHERIHTGEKPYKCSHCNKKFSQSGDLKTHEMVHTGEKPYKCPHCDKRFSHSSHLKTHERFHTGEKLYTCDQCGKSFTRSLSLKRHMKIHTGKKPYECSHCDKRFSQSSSLKTHKRIHTGEKPYNCDQCGKSFTRLLGLKKHMNIHTREKPYTGEKPYHCSACELIEENEENRESSEVEEKHHEKTDDVTYTEVTVCRKNRAKKNKVRCDDKVTYASIRSTREIGNKGVLLGFYSSDDHPGYFLNQAGIISGGVSSELRSAAVKMMFFKEESEENTSEQETWRIKHEEPETWRIKQEDPETWRIKHEEPETWRIKQEDPETWRIKHGEPETWRIKQEEPETWRIKHGEPETWRIKHEEPETWRIKHEEQGEFIEESEENQELSEDEEKHHVKTGEKPLSCSQTKQKDLKKIRAKKSFTCTQCGKSLRRKNSFDVHMRIHTGEKPYKCSHCEKRFRDPSRLKTHERIHTGENPYTCDQCGKSFARKVIFMTHMKIHTGEKLYTCNQCGKSLKFKYSLKRHMRVHTGEKLYTCDQCGKSFAWKGILIRHMRIHTGEKLYTCNQCGKSLISKCSLEIHMRVHTDEKLYTCDQCGKSFSHSANLKRHMNTHTGEKQHSCDQCSKRFLRASDLKQHLKVHTKEKPHSCSLCGKSFSRFSILNEHQKTHTGVKEYMCCECEKTFISAKCLKQHQMIHTGEKPYKCSHCDKRFNHASNLRRHERIHTGEKPYHCTECGKCFNRSSGLHKHTKNNHTNCLKQQMIHTGEKPYKCSHCDKSFSVLGNLKRHERIHTGEKPYHCTECGKCFNRSSALHIHTKNNHKLIEENEEYKESSEVEEKHHVKTREKLFFF from the exons ATGAGaagtcacactggagagaaacctttcacttGTGGTCAGTGCGGGAAGAGATTCACACAATCAGCAACCCTTAAGtatcacatgaacatccacactaaagagaaaccttacaagtgttcacactgtgacaagagattcagtcagtcatctcatctgaaaacacatgagaggatccacactggagaaaaaccatacaagtgttcacactgtaacaagagattcagtcagtcatcacatttgaaaacacacaaaagGATTCACACTAGAGATAAACAGTACaaatgttcacactgtgacaagagattcggtCAGTCAGGacatctgaaaaaacatgagaggaaccacactggagagaaacctttaaAGCATTCACACTGtaacaagagattcagtgtgtcaggagacctgaaaacacatgagatggtccacactggagagaaaccttacacgtgttcacactgtgacaagagattcagtcagtcaggacatctgaaaacacatgaaaggatccacactggagagaaaccttataagtgttcacactgtgacaagagattcagtcagtcatcacatctgaaaacacatgaaaggatccacactggagagaaaccttataagtgttcacactgtaacAAGAAATTCAGTCAGTCAGGagacctgaaaacacatgagatggtccacactggagagaaaccttacaagtgtccacactgtgacaagagattcagtcattcatcacatctgaaaacacatgagaggttccacactggagaaaaactgtacacatgtgatcagtgcgggaagagtttcacacgatCATTAAGCCTTAAGAGACACATGAAGATCCACACTGGCAAGAAACCTTatgagtgttcacactgtgacaagagatttagtcagtcatcaagtctgaaaacgcacaagaggatccacactggagaaaaaccttacaattgtgatcagtgcgggaagagtttcacaagATTATTAGGCCTTAAGaaacacatgaacatccacactagagagaaaccttacactggagagaaaccgtatcactgcTCTGCGTGTG agttGATTGAAGAAAACGAGGAGAATAGAGAATCAAGTGAAGTTGAGGAGAAACATCAT GAGAAGACAGATGATGTGACTTATACTGAAGTTACTGTGTGCAGAAAAAACAGAGCCAAGAAGAACAAG GTTCGCTGTGATGATAAAGTGACTTACGCTTCCATCAGAAGCACCAGAGAAATTGGAAATAAGGGAGTGCTTTTGGGGTTTTACTCCTCAGATGACCACCCTGGCTACT TTTTGAATCAAGCAGGAATAATATCTGGAGGAGTgtcatctgaactgagatctgctgctgtgaagatgatgttctttaaagaggagagtgaagagaacacgagtgaacaagaaacctggagaataaaacacgaggaaccagaaacgtggagaataaaacaagaggatcCAGAAActtggagaataaaacacgaggaaccagaaacttggagaataaaacaagaggatccagaaacctggagaataaaacacggggaaccagaaacctggagaataaaacaagaggagccAGAAACTTGGAGAATAAAACACggggaaccagaaacctggagaataaaacacgaggaaccagaaacctggagaattaAGCATgaggaacaaggag AGTTTATTGAAGAAAGTGAGGAGAACCAAGAATTGAGTGAAGATGAGGAGAAACATCAtgtcaaaactggagaaaaacctttgagttgctctcaaaccaaacagaaagatttaaagaaaataagagccaagaaatctttcacctgcactcagtgtggaaagagtttgagaagaaaaaatagttttgatgttcacatgagaattcacactggagagaaaccttataagtgttcacactgtgagaaGAGATTCAGGGATCCATCAAGactgaaaacacacgagaggatccacactggagagaatcCGTACACTTGTGATCAATGCGGGAAGAGTTTTGCACGAAAAGTAATCTTTATGACACATATGAAAATTCATACAGGAGAGAAACTGTACACATGTaatcaatgtggaaagagtttgaaATTTAAATATAGTCTTAAGcgtcacatgagagttcatactggtgagaaactgtacacttgtgatcagtgcgggaagagttttgcATGGAAAGGAATCCTTATAAGACATATGAGAATTCATACAGGAGAGAAACTGTACACATGTAATCAATGTGGGAAGAGTTTGATTAGCAAATGTAGTCTTGAgattcacatgagagttcatactgatgagaaactgtacacttgtgatcagtgcgggaagagtttctcaCACTCAGCAAACCTTAAGAGACACATGAAcacccacactggagagaagcagcACTCATGTGATCAATGCAGCAAGAGATTTTTAAGAGCTTCAGACCTGAAGCAGCACCTGAAAGTTCATAcaaaggagaaaccacattcatgtagtttgtgtggaaagagtttttcacgtttttcaattttgaatgaacatcagaaaacACATACTGGTGTGAAAGAGTACATGTGCTgtgagtgtgaaaagacttttatttCAGCAAAGTGTTTAAAACAGCACCAgatgattcacactggagaaaaaccttataagtgttcacactgtgacaagagattcaaccATGCATCAAATCTGAgaagacatgagaggatccacaccggagagaaaccgtatcactgcactGAATGTGGGAAGTGTTTCAATCGTTCATCTGGTctacacaaacatacaaaaaacaatCATA CAAATTGTTTAAAACAgcagatgatccacactggagagaaaccttacaagtgttcacactgtgacaagagctTCAGTGTGTTAGGaaatctgaaaagacatgagaggatccacaccggagagaaaccgtatcactgcactGAATGTGGGAAGTGTTTCAATCGTTCATCTGCTCTACACATTCATACAAAAAACAATCATA agttGATTGAAGAAAACGAGGAGTATAAAGAATCAAGTGAAGTTGAGGAGAAACATCATGTCAAAACTAgagaaaaacttttctttttttga